Part of the Synechococcales cyanobacterium T60_A2020_003 genome is shown below.
TCGCTGCATGCTGTTTTTTGTGGCCCCCCCGGGACGGGTAAAACCACGATCGCCCGTCTGATGAGCCGCATTTATCAGGGGTTGGGCTTCCTGAGTAAAGGTCACTTAATCGAAGTCGATCGCTCGGGTCTGGTGGCGGGCTATATTGGCCAAACAGCAAAGCGGGTGGATGAGGTGGTGGTGTCGGCGCTGGATGGAGTGCTGTTTATTGATGAAGCCTACGCCCTGGTTCCCCGTGAGGGTGGTACCCGCGACTTTGGCCAAGAGGCCATCGATGTCTTACTAAAACGGATGGAGGATGAGCGCGATCGCCTGGTGGTGATTGTGGCGGGCTACACCGATGAGATGGCAACGTTTATTGAGTCGAACCCCGGCTTAAAATCTCGCTTCAACCGCTACTTTTATTTCAATCACTACACGCCTGAAGAACTGACGGCCATCTACGAACGGATGGCAGGTCAAGGACACTTTAAGCTGACTCTAGAGGCACGCCAAAAGCTGTTCGACCTATTCCAAGAACTTTACGATAACCGAGATGACACCTTCGGCAATGCCCGCGTTGCCCGCAATTTGTTTGAGAAAAGTATTGAGCGTCAGGCAAACCGTCTTGCAGTGATGTCTGACTTTACCGATGAGGTGCTGACGACTCTCCTACCTGACGACATTCCCGATAGTGCCCCAGTGCAAACGATGCCATCCAACAACGCTTAGATTTGCATGAACGCGCGATAGACCCTAGGGAATAGCCCGGTAGATCAAGGGCGATCGCCTTCTCAATATTCTTCTCATGTAGCATATGACTTGGCGAGTGGGAAAAATAAGTTAAATGCAGTCCTCTGGTCTGCAATACCATTAACCTGCCCCCTTGGTGCCTCCATAATCTATGGCCGAATCTGCATTCTACTCCTCTGAAACGTATTTAAGTTTTCTAAACGGATTGAAGGACATTGTGATCGCGGTAGATGACCAATGCCGAATTATTTTTACAAATACTGATGCTGATAGTTGGTTTAAAGGTAAAGAACAGATTTTTTCGTCTATAGATTCTGCGTCGCCGTACAGTGTGCTCGATACCAGTTTCCGTGCATTGCCCTACGACCAACTCCCTCTACAGCGAACTTTGCGCGGAGAGTCGTTGAAAAATGTGGAACTGCTAGTCACCTCTGCCGACTCTGCTGCCCCCATCTGGGTGTCGATCAGTGGTGGCCCTTTACCCCAGAGGGGAGGAATTATTTCCATCCGCGATATTTCGAAGCGCAAACAGATGGAGGCGGATCAGCTTCATCCAGCTCTCTGCGATGATCTGACCAATCTTCCAAACCGTAACTTATTCATGGAACAGGTCAATCGCGCGTTATCACGGTTCCAGGTAAACCCATCCTCTCTAATGGCTATTCTGTTTATTGATCTGGATCGATTTAAGTCCGTCAACGATAATCTAGGTCATCAGATTGGCAATCAGCTACTGCAGGAGTTAGGAAGACGCCTGAGGGAGTGTTTACGCCCCGAAGACGCGATCGCCCGCCTCGGTGGCGATGAGTTCGCTGTGTTATTGGACAATATTCCGACCCATGCCAAGGCTACTGAAGTGGCTGAACGGTTGCGGAATACGATCGCTCACCCATTTCATCTCCAACAGCAAGATATTTACATTGACGCCAGCATCGGTATTGCCTTTGGCCCCAACGGATATCTCCATCCTGAAGACTGGCTACGGGACGCAGATACCGCCATGTATCAGGTCAAAAACTCTCCCGACGAGCACTGGCGGGTATTTGATAGCGCCCTGAAAATCCAACAAGACCAACGGATCCAAACTGAAGCGGAGTTACGCCGCGCCATCACCAATCATGAATTGCGGTTACACTATCAGCCGATTGTGTCTATTAGTAATGAAGAGATACTGGGGTTTGAAGCCTTAGTCCGCTGGCAACATCCAGAAAGGGGACTGTTGTTGCCATCCTCGTTTATTCCCATTGCAGAGGAAACGGGTCTGATTGTTCCCCTCGGTTGGTGGGTGTTGCGGGAGGCGTGCCAGCAAATGAAGGGTTGGCAAACCAGGATGCGCAATGCTCAGGAACTTTCCATTAGCATCAACATGTCGAGCAAGCAGTTTGCTCAGAAATACATGGTAGAACGGTTGCAAGAGATTCTCCAGGAAATAGACTATTCTCCCCATCAACTGACCATTGAAATCACGGAAAGTGTTTTGATCGATCATTCTGACTCCATTGTGGAGACGCTTGAGCAGCTTCAGGCCATGGGCATTAAGCTATCCATTGATGATTTTGGCACGGGGTATTCATCCCTCAGCTACCTGCATCGGTTTCCATTTAATACCCTGAAGATTGATCGATCCTTTATTGAAAATGCGGATCAAGATCTCGAAAAATTAGAAATTTTACAATCCGTAGTACGGTTAGCCTGGAATTTAGGTGTGCAGGTGACAGCAGAAGGCGTGGAAACCCAAAAACACTATGCCCAACTCAAAGCCCTACGCTGCGATTCGGCGCAAGGATATCTGTTCGCAAGACCCCTAGCCCCTGAGGATGCAGAAGCACTCATTCAGTCTCGGAGTTAGCCTCGGTGGTCTGCCTGATTTCGGGAATCCGTAATGGGGAGCGATCGCTCCACTCTACCGAAACTGGCGATCGCCCGATAGGATGAGAACAAGCGATTTAGATCCCAGATGAGATACCGATGAGCGCTCTCCCCCCAACCATTCGCCAAAGTGAGCTGGCAGGTCGCTTAGTGATTTTGCGCGACTCAATGGACGAGGTTGGCCATGTGGAGGTGGTGTGGATGCATCCTCCAGTACACCGAGTGTTTGGCTTTATCTGTGCATCGGGATTTCTGGGTCGTAAAAAGTCGGCGTTTAACCTCCCGCAACTTCACGCCATTGGGGATGATGGCCTTTTGGTCAATTCTGCTCCGGTTCCCACGGATGGCAAGAAAGTGCGCCAGATTGAGTCATTGCTGGGCTACGAGCTATGGACGGACTCTGGCGAGAAAGTCGGGCACGTGGTCGATTACATCTTCGACACCAAGACAGGCGCGATTAAAGCCTACCTGTTTACCTCCCATCCCCTAGGGGCGCTCACCGACGGACTGTATCAGATCCCCCCTCGGCAGATGTTGAGCTATGGCGATCGCCGAATTCGCATTCGGGATCAGGTGCTG
Proteins encoded:
- a CDS encoding AAA family ATPase, whose product is MHDMDALSQIWQWLHTYHPIASYQVGLKEAIAQLTKPAPSADQAPAAEQAIPTPSTEEAPPVKTEEELAQILDDALADLNALVGMENIKEEVRTLANFLKVQKIRAEQGLAKTPVSLHAVFCGPPGTGKTTIARLMSRIYQGLGFLSKGHLIEVDRSGLVAGYIGQTAKRVDEVVVSALDGVLFIDEAYALVPREGGTRDFGQEAIDVLLKRMEDERDRLVVIVAGYTDEMATFIESNPGLKSRFNRYFYFNHYTPEELTAIYERMAGQGHFKLTLEARQKLFDLFQELYDNRDDTFGNARVARNLFEKSIERQANRLAVMSDFTDEVLTTLLPDDIPDSAPVQTMPSNNA
- a CDS encoding bifunctional diguanylate cyclase/phosphodiesterase produces the protein MAESAFYSSETYLSFLNGLKDIVIAVDDQCRIIFTNTDADSWFKGKEQIFSSIDSASPYSVLDTSFRALPYDQLPLQRTLRGESLKNVELLVTSADSAAPIWVSISGGPLPQRGGIISIRDISKRKQMEADQLHPALCDDLTNLPNRNLFMEQVNRALSRFQVNPSSLMAILFIDLDRFKSVNDNLGHQIGNQLLQELGRRLRECLRPEDAIARLGGDEFAVLLDNIPTHAKATEVAERLRNTIAHPFHLQQQDIYIDASIGIAFGPNGYLHPEDWLRDADTAMYQVKNSPDEHWRVFDSALKIQQDQRIQTEAELRRAITNHELRLHYQPIVSISNEEILGFEALVRWQHPERGLLLPSSFIPIAEETGLIVPLGWWVLREACQQMKGWQTRMRNAQELSISINMSSKQFAQKYMVERLQEILQEIDYSPHQLTIEITESVLIDHSDSIVETLEQLQAMGIKLSIDDFGTGYSSLSYLHRFPFNTLKIDRSFIENADQDLEKLEILQSVVRLAWNLGVQVTAEGVETQKHYAQLKALRCDSAQGYLFARPLAPEDAEALIQSRS